In the genome of Tachysurus vachellii isolate PV-2020 chromosome 9, HZAU_Pvac_v1, whole genome shotgun sequence, one region contains:
- the LOC132850958 gene encoding beta-1,4-galactosyltransferase galt-1-like, whose translation MNTQTAGLRSTEQVSRQYVFPKTLFNSMIIFALIFVICMPDYVYPHCKKSNLTACGRKVIYDPIIKVTNLKTYMVGSYIEHRQEVKMIRTIAIVHRSENAEYQCMLCCSGTKVSVSATLNIHSDHFGFDYGTADIICKIPEECPTPEHVAITSKSPKENGLLQYIHAFQPVRNQQKQEVFRYEFTVCISVMYDYENVLLLVQAMEMYRILGVQKVAIYKTSCSNVTQKVLDYYISQDFVELIPWSVSSYINVSRGWRKWESPGELHYFGQIAALNDCLYRYMYKSHYVALQDMDEFILPLNLSNWTELLPELERKYGQGVGFEFENNLFPIYLRDPKYEYSPDSWKKVPGQNILEYVHRLRNDPSEFNTFKVIINPRLVFETTVHGLLKSMNGAVRVNPEVARMYHIKNFIMKEGTLTGNPILDPHLRDYADRLIPAVSEVLQKALKLPKV comes from the exons atgaaTACTCAGACTGCGGGTCTTCGCAG taCAGAACAAGTCTCACGGCAGTATGTTTTTCCAAAGACCCTCTTTAACTCAATGATCATTTTTGCTCTCATATTTGTGATATGTATGCCTGACTATGTTTACCCTCACTGTAAAAAGTCAAACCTTACGGCATGCGGAAGGAAAGTAATATATGACCCAATCATTAAAGTCACCAATCTTAAAACATACATGGTTGGCTCCTACATAGAGCACCGACAGGAGGTGAAAATGATACGGACAATTGCTATAGTGCATCGCAGTGAAAATGCAGAGTATCAATGCATGCTGTGCTGCAGTGGAACGAAGGTGTCAGTATCTGCTACTTTAAACATTCACTCTGATCACTTTGGGTTTGATTACGGCACTGCTGATATTATATGCAAAATACCGGAAGAGTGTCCAACACCAGAACATGTGGCTATCACTTCCAAATCACCTAAAGAGAATGGATTATTGCAGTATATTCATGCCTTCCAACCTGTTAGGAATCAACAGAAACAAGAAGTCTTTCGCTATGAATTCACAGTTTGCATTTCTGTCATGTATGACTATGAGAATGTATTGCTGCTTGTGCAGGCCATGGAGATGTACAGGATACTAGGTGTCCAGAAGGTAGCTATTTACAAAACCAGCTGCAGTAATGTTACACAGAAGGTCCTGGATTATTACATCAGTCAGGACTTTGTGGAGCTCATCCCTTGGAGTGTATCGTCCTACATTAATGTGTCCAGAGGCTGGAGGAAGTGGGAATCGCCAGGGGAACTACACTACTTTGGGCAAATCGCAGCACTTAATGACTGTTTGTATCGTTACATGTACAAGAGTCACTATGTAGCTCTTCAAGATATGGATGAATTCATTCTACCTTTGAATTTAAGCAATTGGACAGAGCTTCTGCCTGAATTGGAGAGGAAATATGGTCAGGGGGTGGGCTTTGAGTTTGAGAATAATTTGTTTCCCATTTACTTGAGGGATCCAAAATATGAATATTCACCAGACTCCTGGAAGAAGGTTCCGggacaaaacattttagaatatgTTCATAGGTTAAGAAACGATCCTTCAGAATTCAATACTTTCAAAGTTATTATAAATCCTCGTCTAGTATTTGAAACTACAGTCCATGGATTGTTGAAATCAATGAATGGTGCTGTGAGAGTGAACCCTGAAGTTGCTCGCATGTATCACATAAAGAACTTTATTATGAAAGAGGGCACGTTAACAGGTAACCCCATACTGGACCCACATCTCAGAGACTATGCAGATAGGCTGATACCTGCTGTTTCTGAAGTGCTTCAGAAAGCACTAAAATTGCCAAAAGTGTAA